The Fulvivirga maritima genome segment AGATTAAAGGACAACATACAAGTATAAAAAGGATGAGTTTTTTCATTAAATAAAAGGCGAATTTTTAATCGAACAGAGAGTAGTTGCCAAACTGATCAGCAGGGGCCATGGGCTCTATTAGAGCAGGTTCATTTACAGATGTATCTGATATTTTAGGAGAGACAGAATAGGTTTTCATTTTATCAGCAGGGTAGGGCTTCAGTGTTTCCAGTAGCTCTTCTTCTGTTGATTCATTGTTGAGCCAGACATTCTCTTCTTTTTCAGTCATGATTACCGGCATTCTGGTGCTCATGGGGAGTATACTACTATTGGCAGGAGAAGTGATGAGCTTAAAAGTATGCACGATGTTTTCATTATCATCTTCAAACTCTTCCCACAGCCCGGCAAAAGAAACAATATTCTTATTTTCAAAGATCACTCTATAAGGAATTTTTCCTTTTTTACTCACCTGTTTCCAACCATAAAAGCCATCAGCAGGTACTATGCAACGTCTGCTGAGCAGTGCCTTTTGCGTAATGGCTTTTTCAGACAGGGTTTCCATATCAGCAAAGAGTAGCTTGTTACTTATGGCCTTGTTTTTTGACCAGCCGGGAATCTGCCCCCAGTAGAAAAAGGAAAGGCCTTTACTACCTTGAGTTATGAGTGGCAATATCTGTGTGGGAGCCGCATTGTAGTTAGGGGCATAGGCTTCAGGTATATCAACATTAAACCTGCTGGCCAGTGCTTCACTACTGCTTGTTATTGTATATCGATCTCCCATATTGCTAATTTAATAAAAAAACCGCTGTACGGTAGTATTCAATTAATTCTTATTAATAAAACTCAAAGCACGTTTTTCTGACCAGTATCTTTTTTGAGAATTGAATTCTGTAAAGCCCACATGACCACCTCTTTCCGGCATTTCGAAAGTAACTTGTGGGTGGTTGGCTAGCTCTTCTACGGGATAGCACTTCTCTGAAAGGAAAGGATCATTTTTAGCATTCACAATTAGTGTAGGAATGGCTATGGACTTTAAGAAATGCAGTGAGCTACACTGGTTGTAATAATCAGCGGCATTAGTAAAGCCATGCAGTGGCGCGGTAAACATATCATCGAAATCACGGATGGTTTTTACCGTATCTAGCTGCGATACCGAGATTTGATTAGGCATCAGCTCAGCCTTTCTCCTGATTTTTTCTTTAAGGTTTTTTAAAAAACGACTAGAATAGATGAAGTTAGATGATTGCGCAATAGTATCGCAACTGGAACCCAGATCTAACGGAACAGAAAAAGCAATTGCCTTTTTCACTGCCGGGTTAATGTTTTTACCCTGTTCGCCTACATATTTGAGCGTAAGGTTGCCTCCAAGACTAAAACCTATGAGGTAAAGACTGGTGTACCCCTGCTGTAAGGCGTGGTGCACTACGTGATCTAAATCTTCAGTGGCACCGCTATGGTAAAATCTCAATTGCTTGTTTATTTCTTCACTGCAGCCTCTGAAATTCCAGGCTAATACATCAAAGCCCTCTTCAGAAAAAACCTTAGCCATTCCTTTTATATAAGGACGGGTGGAGCTACCTTCCAGGCCATGAGAAATTATTACAAGCGATTTATTTCCTTTTTTTACCCAGTCCAGATCCAGAAAATCATCATCAGGAGTGGATATGCGCTCCCTTTCATAGGGTACATCTTTCACCTTTCTGAGTATGGATGGAAATATGGTTTCTAAGTGAGGTGAGAAGTAAAACCTGGGTGCTTTATAGTTTATTTTATCTTTCAAATTATTATTAATATTATTTAATAATTATAATTTTTGTGCCTCTATTTTACAATGGGTCTTTTTAATATTTTTTCAACTAACATGGAAACCTTCAGTTTGCCCTGTCGTCTCTAGCTAAAGGTATCCAATCAAAAACCAAAACTATCAACACTATTTACAATGACAAGAATTCTAATCTTTATTCTTTCAATACTTTTCTCATTTACGGTCAGGGGCCAGAGTAAGCATACGATCAATGGTTACATTACTGACGCGCAAAATGGAGAAGAATTGATAGGTGTAACTGTATATGTTAATTCGCTAAAAACAGGTACAATTACTAATGTTTATGGCTTTTATTCGTTAAGTATTCCTGAAGGGTCTTACGAGATCACTTTTAGCTCGGTAGGTTATCAACCCCAAGTAAGACAGGTAAACCTTACTAAAGACACAGAACTTAACGTGGAGCTCACAGAAGAGGTAACTACTATAGATGAAGTAGTAATTACTGATAAGGCCTTAGATGCCAATGTTTCTGATGTGAACATGAGCCGCAATGAAGTCGATATTAAGCAAGTGAAAAAGCTACCAGCACTTTTTGGTGAGCCGGATATTATCAAGGCTATACAAATGATGCCTGGTGTGGTAAGCGCCGGCGAGGGAACTTCCAGCTTTTTTGTGCGCGGAGGTAGTGCAGATCAGAACCTGATTCTTATAGATGAAGCGCCTGTTTATGATCCATCACACTTATTTGGCCTTTTTTCAGTGTTTAATGCTGATGTTATTAAGGACTCGGAGCTCTATAAAGGCGGTATTCCTGCTCGTTTTGGCGGCCGACTATCTTCTATTTTAGAGGTGAGAACCAAAGATGGTAACAGCAAAGAATTTGCAGGATCAGCAGGTATAGGTACCCTGGCTAGTAAAGTAATGCTGGAAGGGCCTATTAAAAAAGATAAGGGTTCATTTATTGTTTCTGGAAGAAGGTCTTATGTCGATGTTTTTTTAAAAGCTGCCGATGAAGATAACCTGGTTCATTTTTATGATGTAAATGCCAAGCTCAACTGGAAGCAGAATAATAAGAACCGTTATTTCGCAGCCTTTTATCTAGGTAGAGATGCCTTTTCATTTGGTGATGATTTCGGCTTTAGCTGGGGAAATGCTACCGGTACTTTCCGTTGGAATCACCTGTTTAACGACCGATTATTCTCTAATACTTCTTTAATAGCAAGTAGCTTTGACTATGGTTTAGAAATTACAGATCCTACTTCTGGTCTCGATTGGGATTCTAATTTGCAGGAATTTAGCTTAAAGGAGGATTTGAATTACTTTATTAATCCTAGAAATCAGCTGGATTTTGGCTATCAGGTCACTTATAGACGCTTTTCACCAGGTAAGATCAAGCCTAATTCTGATAAATCTATCTTTAGTAGTTTAAGTTTAGATGAAGAGTACGCACTAGATCATGCCCTATATTTAGAAAATCAGCAAAAATTAACGGATAGGTTCACTATGGTTTATGGTGTGCGTCTTTCTATATTTCAAAGTATAGGAGATGATACTGTATATGAGTATGAAGATCCTCAGGACAATATTAATCCTACCCGCATAGATTCTACCAGTTACGATCATTTTGAAACCATAGAGTCTTATGTATATCTGGAGCCTCGTTTTTCTGCGCGATACATGCTTAACCCCTCTAGCTCTTTGAAAATATCTTATAATAGAATGGTACAAAATACGCATTTGGTGGCTGCAGGTACCGTGCCTATACCGTTCAATACCTGGAGCCCGAGTAATAGATACTTAAAACCTCAAATAGCAGATCAGTTTGCCGCAGGTTATTTTAAAAATTTCTCTAATAACAAGTATGAAGTTTCGGTAGAATCTTATTACAAAGACATTCAAAATGTGACTGACTTTGCTGATAATGCACAACTTTTCTTTAATGAAGATTTATCTACAGAATTCAGACAAGGGAAGTCATGGTCTTACGGGGCAGAGTTTATGTTACGTAAAAATGAAGGTCAACTCACTGGCTTTTTGAGCTATACATGGTCAAAAACCGAGAGGAAAGTGCCTGGTGTGAATCAGGATAAATCTTTTCTGGCTAATTATGATAGAAGACATGTGTTTAACATGGCTGCTACTTATGACTTGAATGAAAAATGGTCTTTTGGAGCTAATTTCACCTATAGTACCGGTAGACCTATTACGCTGCCAGCAGGTAGGTATGAGTATCAGGATTATCAGGTAGACTTGATAACTGAGCGTAATGGATATAAGCTTCCTAATTTTCATAGAATGGATTTATCGGCTACGCTCACTCCTCGA includes the following:
- a CDS encoding SOS response-associated peptidase, yielding MGDRYTITSSSEALASRFNVDIPEAYAPNYNAAPTQILPLITQGSKGLSFFYWGQIPGWSKNKAISNKLLFADMETLSEKAITQKALLSRRCIVPADGFYGWKQVSKKGKIPYRVIFENKNIVSFAGLWEEFEDDNENIVHTFKLITSPANSSILPMSTRMPVIMTEKEENVWLNNESTEEELLETLKPYPADKMKTYSVSPKISDTSVNEPALIEPMAPADQFGNYSLFD
- a CDS encoding YheT family hydrolase — its product is MKDKINYKAPRFYFSPHLETIFPSILRKVKDVPYERERISTPDDDFLDLDWVKKGNKSLVIISHGLEGSSTRPYIKGMAKVFSEEGFDVLAWNFRGCSEEINKQLRFYHSGATEDLDHVVHHALQQGYTSLYLIGFSLGGNLTLKYVGEQGKNINPAVKKAIAFSVPLDLGSSCDTIAQSSNFIYSSRFLKNLKEKIRRKAELMPNQISVSQLDTVKTIRDFDDMFTAPLHGFTNAADYYNQCSSLHFLKSIAIPTLIVNAKNDPFLSEKCYPVEELANHPQVTFEMPERGGHVGFTEFNSQKRYWSEKRALSFINKN
- a CDS encoding TonB-dependent receptor, giving the protein MTRILIFILSILFSFTVRGQSKHTINGYITDAQNGEELIGVTVYVNSLKTGTITNVYGFYSLSIPEGSYEITFSSVGYQPQVRQVNLTKDTELNVELTEEVTTIDEVVITDKALDANVSDVNMSRNEVDIKQVKKLPALFGEPDIIKAIQMMPGVVSAGEGTSSFFVRGGSADQNLILIDEAPVYDPSHLFGLFSVFNADVIKDSELYKGGIPARFGGRLSSILEVRTKDGNSKEFAGSAGIGTLASKVMLEGPIKKDKGSFIVSGRRSYVDVFLKAADEDNLVHFYDVNAKLNWKQNNKNRYFAAFYLGRDAFSFGDDFGFSWGNATGTFRWNHLFNDRLFSNTSLIASSFDYGLEITDPTSGLDWDSNLQEFSLKEDLNYFINPRNQLDFGYQVTYRRFSPGKIKPNSDKSIFSSLSLDEEYALDHALYLENQQKLTDRFTMVYGVRLSIFQSIGDDTVYEYEDPQDNINPTRIDSTSYDHFETIESYVYLEPRFSARYMLNPSSSLKISYNRMVQNTHLVAAGTVPIPFNTWSPSNRYLKPQIADQFAAGYFKNFSNNKYEVSVESYYKDIQNVTDFADNAQLFFNEDLSTEFRQGKSWSYGAEFMLRKNEGQLTGFLSYTWSKTERKVPGVNQDKSFLANYDRRHVFNMAATYDLNEKWSFGANFTYSTGRPITLPAGRYEYQDYQVDLITERNGYKLPNFHRMDLSATLTPRKNKDRKWKSNWVFSIYNVYSRKNPFTVYTRVESDDDGNVIDPNKKEARLISLFPILPSVTYNINF